DNA from Mycobacterium bourgelatii:
GCAACCACCAACACGCCGGAGTCGTGATCGGTCAGCCAGGACTGCACGGCGGCCAACGCCCGGTGGGTGCGCTGATAGGCGCCCGTGACCGGATCGTCCTCGGCAACAACGGATTCGAAGATATCGTACGAGGGAGCCTCGTCGGAGGATTTGCCGGACACCGAGGCCGGCGACCAGACCAGCTCGAACAGCCGGTCGGGACCGGCGCCGGAAACCGCGGCACGCAGCTGCTGCTCGCTCAGCGGGCGGGCGACCATCGCCTCGACCGACAGCACCGGCAACCCGAGACCGTCGGCCAGCTCGATCGACACCGCCGACGGCCCGGCCGGCGCTATCCGCACCCGTACCGCCGATGCGCCCGCGGCGTGCAACGACACACCCTGCCAGGCGAACGGTAAGACCAGCTCGGCGTCCGGGTTGGCGATGACGGCGGCGTGCAACGCGGCGTCCAGGAGCGCGGGATGCACGCCGAAACCGGTGACGCTGCCGGCCGCCTCGGGCAGCCGTACCTCGGCGAACATCTCGTCGCCGCGGGCCCACACCGCGGTCAATCCGCGGAACGCCGGGCCGTAGCCGTACCCGCGCGCGGCCAACCGGTCATAGCCGTCGGCAATGTCGACAGCGGCCGCGCCGGCGGGCGGCCACACCGACAGGTCCGCGCCGGGCTCGATCGTCCCCGACCGCAGCATCCCCTCGGCGTGGCACACCCACACCGCACCCGCACCGGCCTCGGCGCGGGAATACACAGACACGCTGCGCTGGCCCGACTCCGTGGCAGCACCGACAACCACTTGCAGCGCAACCGCATTCGTCTCAGAGATGAGCAACGGCGTGCGCAGGGTCAGTTCGTCGACCACCGAGCAGCCGACCTCGTCACCGGCCCGGACCGCGAGTTCGACAAAGCCCGCGCCGGGGAACACCACCGTGCCGGACACCGCGTGATCGGCCAGCCACCCCTGAACGTTGGGGGCCAGGCGGCCGGTCAATACCACCCCACCCGAGGCCGGCAACTCGACCACCGCGTGCAGCAGCGGGTGCTCACTGGTACCAAGCCCCAACCCGTGTGCGTCGGCCGCGATACCTTCACCCGCGAGCCAGAACCGCCGCCGGTCAAAGGCATACGTGGGCAACTCGACCAGGCGTGCGCCATCCAACAGGCCGCGCCAGTTCACCGCGACGCCGGCGACGAAGGCCGTCGCGGCCGACGACAGGAACCGCTGCAGTCCCCCGTCCTCGCGGCCCAGCGTCGGAACGACTACCGCTGCGGGGGCGGCGTTCCCATCGCTGGCCAAGCAGTCATTGACGGTGTCTTCGACGCCGGCGATCAACGCCGGGTGTGGGCTGGACTCGATGAAGGTGCGGTAGCCGTGCTCGCACGCGCTGCGCACCGCCCGGTCCAGCTCGACGGTCTGGCGGATGTTGCGGTACCAGTACTCGGCATCCAAACCGGCTGTGTCCAAACGGTTTCCGGTTACCGTGGAGAAGAACGCGGTCCGAGATGACTGGGGCTCGATGTCGGCCAGCGCGTCGATGAGCTCGGCGCCGATCGCCTCGACCTCCGGCGAGTGCGACGCGTAGTCGACCTCGATCCGACGGGTGCGCAGTTGCTTGTCCGTGCAGACCTCGATCAGTTCGTCGAGCGCCGCAACCTCGCCGGACACCACGACGGCCGCGCGGCCGTTGACCGCGGCGATGCCGATCCGAGTTCCGAAGGGCGCCAACAACTCTTGCGCCTGCTCGGCGCTGCAGGCGATCGACACCATGCCGCCCGGCCCGGCCAGGCCGGTGAGCAACTTGCTACGCAGCGTGACCACCTTCGCGGCGTCCCGCAGGGACAGCGCTCCGGCCACATAGGCCGCGGCGATTTCGCCCTGGGAATGGCCGATCACCGCATCGGGGCGCACCCCCACCGACTTCCACAACTCGGCCAGCGACACCATCACCGCGAACAACACCGGTTGCACCACGTCCACGCGGTCCAGTCCCGGCGCACCGGGTGCACCGCGCAGCACGTCGATCAGTGACCAGTCGACGAACTCCGCAAAAGCCTCGGCGCACGCCTCGATGTGTTGAGCGAATACCGGTGCGGTGTCGAGCAATTCGACGCCCATGCCCATCCATTGCGAGCCCTGGCCGGGGAACACGAAGGCCGTCTTGCCGGCGGGCTGAGCCGAGCCACGGATCACACTGAAGACGTCGTCACCGGCCAGTTCGTCCAGCCCGGCCAGCAAACTGTCCCGATCGCCACCGACCACCACGGCCCGGTGCTCGAAGGCCGACCGCCCGCCCAGCGTCCACGCCACGTCAGCAACATCGAGTTCATGGGTGCGGAGATGCTCGGCCAGCCGAGCGGCCTGCGCCCGTAATGCGGTCGCCGACTTGGCCGACACCACCCACGGCACCGCCGGAAGCGTCGGACCGGATTCACGCGGCTGCTGCGCGGTGGCGTTTGCCGCGTCGACGGCTTCCACGATGACGTGGGCATTGGTGCCGCTGATCCCGAACGACGAGACCCCGGCGCGACGGGCGCGACCGTTCGCCGGCCAGGGCTGCGGCTCGGTAAGCAGCGACACCGCCCCCGCCGACCAGTCCACATGGGGGCTGGGCTGGTCGACGTGCAACGTCGGCGGCAACACCTCGTGGCGCATGGCCTGCACCATTTTGATCACGCCCGCCACCCCCGCGGCGGCCTGCGTGTGGCCCATGTTGGACTTCACCGAACCCAGCCAGAGCGGTTCCGACCGGCCCTGTCCGTAGGTCGCGAGCAGCGCCTGAGCCTCGATCGGGTCGCCCAACGTCGTGCCGGTGCCGTGGCCCTCGACCACGTCGACGTCCGCCGTCGACAGGCCGGCGTTATCCAGCGCGGCGCGCACGACCCGTTGCTGCGACGGCCCGTTGGGAGCGGTCAGGCCGTTGGAGGCGCCGTCCTGGTTGACCGCAGAACCCCGCACCACCGCCAGCACCGGATGCCCCAGCCGCTGCGCATCCGAAAGCCGCTCGACGACCAGAATGGCGCCGCCCTCGGACCAGCCGACGCCGTCGGCCGCCCCGGCGTAGGCCTTGCAGCGCCCGTCCGGCGCCAACCCGCGGTGCCGGCTGAACTCGACGAAGACGGTTGGCGTCGCGTTGACGGTCGCGCCGCCGGCCAGGGCCAGGTCGCATTCGCCCGTTCGCAGCGACTGCACGGCCATGTGCAACGCCACCAGCGACGACGAGCACGCCGTGTCCACCGACACCGCCGGGCCTTCCAGCCCGAGCACATAGGACACCCGGCCGGACGCGACGCTGGAGGTCATGCCGGTCAGCCGGTAGCCCTCGATCTCCTCGGCCAACATGCCGTAGCCCTGGACAATAAGGCCAGCAAACACACCGGTGGCACTGCCCCGAAGTCCGGTCGGATCGATTCCCGCCCGCTCCAGCGCCTCCCAGGACAGCTCCAGCAACATCCGGTGCTGAGGATCCATGGCCAGCGCCTCACTGGGCGCGATACCGAAGAACGCCGGATCGAAATCGGCGACACCGTCGACGAAACCGCCGGTGCGGGCGTAGGTCTTGTGGCGAGCGTCGGGGTCGGGATCGAACAGGCCGGCCAGATCCCAGCCTCGGTCGGTGGGAAAATCGGAGATGACGTCGCGACCCTCGGCGACCATCTGCCACAACGCCTCAGGCGAGTCGACCCCGCCCGGGAAACGGCACGACATGCCCACGATGGCGATGGGCTCGCTGGAGCGCTCCAACAACGCACGGTTGGTGCGTTTCAGGCGTTCAACCTGGACCAGCGCTTTTCGCAACGCTTCGGTTGCATGCTGGAGTTGGTCAACCATCACTAACCCTCGCCTACTTGGTCTTAGTCGTCTTCGACTGTCGGATGCGGCTGTCGCCGCGTCACCGACGCTGCTGCACGACACGACGTCGTTGTTAGGTCGACCAGCATCGTGCGCTCCGACCCAAGAAACTCGCTCGTGAGTATCGCCAACAACGGCAGGATTTCAAAACGTCCGATACTCCCAGCTGTACGAAAAACGGCAGGCCGTCCGTGCGCCCCCGCGTGGCCTGCCATCCATGGCGTGACTTTACCGTTGTAGCGGGCCTGGCGGGCTACACACCCACCCGTCGCCACCCGTCAGCGGCCCTGGCGGCCCGGATCAACTCCTCGCACAGTTCGCGCAGCTCGGCGGCCGCCGCACCTTCGTCGAGCGCCGTGGCGACGTCTTCGGCCGCACATCGCACCTGGTAGACGCGGTCGGAGAGGTCGGCCGCCTCGTCGGCCGTCAGCACCACCGCGTCGACGGGCAGGGCCAGCGAGGCCCCGGCCTGCCCGCGGGTGATCATGGCTCGCTGCTCATACGCCCGCTGTCGACAGGACTGCCGGCAGTACTGGCGGCGACGGCCCATGCCCGCATCGGCGACGTCGCGTCCGCACCACCGGCAAGGCTGGGGCCTGGCTCGCTGACGTCGGGCGGCACTCACGGTGCAGACTTTAGTCCCGAGCGGCCGTCGATCCCGGCATCTTGCCGGTATTATTGACTGTCGCGTCGCGCAAGATGCGGCCACGGGAACTACGCAGACCGCCTTAACGTTTGCTTAAGCGGTTAGAGAAATCGCATACGGGAGCATTGCAAGCTCACCGCACCCAAAGGAGCAGCGCCAATGGCTGATCGTGTTCTTAGAGGCAGCCGGCTCGGAGCCGTGAGCTATGAGACGGATCGCAATCACGACCTGGCCCCGCGCCAGATCGCTCGGTACCGCACCGAGAACGGCGAGGAGTTCGAGGTTCCCTTCGCTGACGACGCCGAAATCCCCGGCACCTGGCTGTGCCGCAACGGCATGGAAGGCACCCTGATCGAGGGCGACCTGCCCGAGCCGAAGAAGGTCAAGCCGCCGCGCACCCACTGGGACATGCTGCTGGAGCGGCGCTCAATCGAGGAGCTCGAGGAGCTGCTCAAGGAGCGGCTCGAGCTGATCAGGTCGCGTCGCCGCGGCTGATCGCCCCTATTCCCTGAGCGGGAGTTACGCGCGGTTGCCCGTCCGGGCAGCCCGCGCGCGGTCGCGTCTGCCCTCGAAACCCCACCGGGTGACCTTGACCAGGGCCTCGCGGATGTTGGACCCGCTCATCTTCGATACGCCGATCTCCCGCTCGGTGAAGGTGATGGGCACCTCGACCACGACGTAGCCGCTGTTCACCGTCCGCCAGGTCATCTCGATCTGGAAGCAATATCCCTTGGAGTCAACGCCGGACAGGTCGATGGTTTCCAGCACCTCGCGACGGTAGGCGCGGTAGCCGGCGGTGATGTCGTGAACGCCGATCCCCAGCGCCAGCCGCGAATAGGTGTTGGCGGTCTTGGACAGCGCCAGCCGTCG
Protein-coding regions in this window:
- the rbpA gene encoding RNA polymerase-binding protein RbpA, encoding MADRVLRGSRLGAVSYETDRNHDLAPRQIARYRTENGEEFEVPFADDAEIPGTWLCRNGMEGTLIEGDLPEPKKVKPPRTHWDMLLERRSIEELEELLKERLELIRSRRRG